Part of the Candidatus Lernaella stagnicola genome is shown below.
AAACCAAAGGACCGCATAACGCCAGCCCCTCCTTCAATTGGTGGAAATTGGGGACGATTCTGCTGCTGATCATCTTTTTGGGGCCGGTGATCCTGACACTCGCGCTCGTCTTGTTTTCCCTCAAACTCGCCTTGATGATCCTGGGCATCAGCCGCGGCGCCCGCGGCCGCTCCTGGCTCGACGAAATCCTCATTTTCCATGTCATCGGCTCCGCGTTCCGCAAGCCCGAACCGGTGCCGGTGTATTCGCATATCGTCAAGCGCGACAATCCGCCGGGCCTCGTGCTGGCCAAACAGATGGGCGAATTCGTCGACGGCCAAATATGCCAGTCCAACCACGTGCGCCTGCGTGGCCGCTCGCGGCGCGGCACCTTCTGGATCGACTCGGGTAGCTATAACGAAACACTCGACGTGACCCTCAACCTGGAGTCCAATCCCTGGCGCACCGCCTTTTTCGTGACGGTCGTGCTCGCCGCCGGCGTCCTGATTCTGCTGTCCGTCTACCAATCCACGCCGATCATCGGCCCCTAAGCGAGGTAGGGATGACCTGCACCCTGTTGACCGAAATTTTGAACACCGACAGCGTCGATTTGAACAAGATCGCTCAAGGTCTGCTTTTTGCCAAACACGGAACCGAAGCGCTGCCTTTTTCGTTTCCCAAATACGTCGTGCAGACGATCAAGAACACGCCGCACCAGCGGGTTCGCGGTCGCACCGATTGGCCGAAGGCCGAGCCGCCGTATTTGCCCGAGTCGGTGTTGGCTTCCTTCCACGCCATCGGGTCGCGGCTCGTTTTCGTCCTGCGGTCCGACGGCAACATCGTGCACGTTTCGTTGGGCACCGATGCCGAACGCGAACGCTTGCTGCACGATCTGGTCACCGCCGAAATCGGCGCGCCCGAACGGAAAACCGAGCGCGACGATTTGCCGTGGGACGAGTTCCGCCACATCCGTCTGCTCTTCGGCGTGCCGCGGTGGCAAAAGGACGACAGCCCGCCGATCGCCGACGTCCTACTCGATTCCTTGCGGTCGCTGCCCTTTACCTACGTTTTTTTGGCGGTGCCGGTGCCGCCGGAAACACTGGCCAAAGCCGCGCGGCAATTGCAGCGCACGGCGCAGACGATCGATCAAAATTTTCTGAAAATCGGCGAAAAAGCCGACGCCGACCGCCGCGCCCGGCAGGCCCTCGATTTGGTCGATGCGCACCGCGTTCGTGTTGAGCGGGGCTTGCAGGCGGGTATGTGGCGCGTCGTGCCCTTGGTGATGGCCGCTACCGAAACCGCCGCCGACCTGGCCGCTTCAGTCCTGGCGGGGTGTCTGCGACACGAACCGGAAAAGCCGGAGGATGACCCGCTGCCGATTCGTTCGTGCCTCGTCGCGCCCGCCGGCTCGGCAACCACCGCCGAACACCTCGACACGTGGTTGTTTTCCGACGAAGCGGCGCGCTTGTGCCCCCTGCCCCTGCGCGATCGACCCGGTTTCTGCGTGTCCCGCGCCGCCACCTTCGACGTCGACCCCATCGAGAACGAGGGGGAGACGATTGAGATCGCTTCGATCATGGACGGCGAACGCATAACACCCAATCGTCTCGAATTGCCCATCGATCAATTCGCGCGTCACTGCGTGGTCGTGGGGAACACCGGTTCGGGTAAGACGAACACCATCCAGTTCATCCTCGTGCACCTGGCGCGGCGCAACATTCCGTTTTTGGTTATCGAGCCGGCCAAAAGCGAATACCGTGGCTTGGCAGCGCATATTCCGGGGCTGACGCGCTTCCGGTTGGGTGCCGTGCCGGATGAGGAGGGTGAGCTACCGCTCTTTTTCAATCCTTTCTTTTTCCCGGAAGGTTTTCCGCTGCACACGCACATTGACTATTTGAAGAACACCTTCATCGCCAGCTTCGGCCTATTCCCGCCCGCCCCGTACCTGCTGGAAACGGCGCTCTATCGGGTGTACGAGGAGCGAGGCTGGGATATCGTCACCGGCCGGCATCTGCGCGGGCGCGACCGCCTCGCCTTCCCAACGATGACCGACCTGTTGGAGCAAATCGATCCCGTCGTGGAAGCCGCGCAGTACCACGATGAGATCACGCGCAACCTTAAGGGAGCGTTGAAAACCCGCATCGGCAATTTGTGCGTCGGACCCAAGGGCTTGTGCCTCAACTCCGGCGAAAACGTGCCCTGCGAAGTGCTCTTCGACTCGCCCACGCTGATCGAAATCAAGGACATGGGCTCCGACGAGGAAAAAGCGCTGCTGATGGGCCTGATCCTCACGCGGTTGTACGAGTATCGCGTCGCCGCCCAAGCCGGGCCCCAAAGTCACCTGCGCCACTTGTTGGTCGTCGAGGAGGCGCACCGTCTGCTGCGTCGGGTGCAGTCGCGGTCTTCCGAAGAAGGCGACATGCAGGGCAAAGCGATTGAGACTTTCGTCAACATCGTGGCCGAAGTTCGCGCGTACGGTCAGGGGGTATTAGTTGGCGAGCAGTTGCCGAGCAAGCTGGCCGCCGACGTGGTGAAGAACGCCTGCACGAAAATCGTGCATCGCCTCGGACCCAAGGAAGACCGCGATTTCGTCGGCGACATGATGGTGCTGCTGCATCCGCAAAAGCAGGCGCTGGCCAATTTGCGCGTCGGCCAAGCGGTCATTCACGGCGAGCCCATGGACGGCGCGATGCGCGTGATGATCGACTGCTTCCCCCCCAGCGGCACGCCGGCGACCCGGAAACAGAAACCGGATGCGGTCGGCCCCGATTTGCTGCAGCGGTACAAAACGACGCTCTTCGAGCACCGGTTCGAGGCATTGTGGAGCGACGCAACATTCCAGGCCGACGTCAACCTCTTCTTCTTCCAGTTGATTTGCGGCGAGGACCCCGACGGCGCACTGAACCTGCTGAAACAAAAAGCGGGCGATCTGCTGGTCGATCATGACCGTCACGACGACGGCCGGTTCTTGGGAGCGGTCATCCGCCAGGCGCTGCGACGCCGCGCCCTGCACTATGGCTGGTCGGAAAAAGAGTTCGACGCAATGTGCGAAGCGGCCCGGAAATTCCACGGTTTTCCGGAACGATTGCGCGAGCGGTTGGTCACAAAAAAAAGAGCGTTTCCGTTCTGCCGCCTTTGCCCGCAGCGATGCGCGTACGGGTACGAAGTCGGCTGGTTGACGCGGGATCCGATGTTCCGCACGGCGTTCTCGATGTTGTTTGACGCCCCCAACCGGGACATGTCTTTCGAGGAAGAGGCGATGGCTTTCGTCGGCGACTGGTTCCAAACGGAGTTGGAAACGCTCCTTTTGCCGCCCCCGGCCCTGGCCGCCTGCGTCATCGCTCACGGCTGCCGCGCGGCGAAAGTGACTCCAGGCCGAATCAACCGGACGTTCGCCGAACTCGTAAGCGATTAGGAGGCTGTGGTGAGTGATCAGAAATCAGATGTCAAAGACCTGTTTGAATCCGAAGCCAAGGATTTGCCGACCAAGCGCGCCATGGACCGAACGGACCGGAAAGCCGACGCCGACTTCGCCAATCGGGAATATCAAAAAATCACCGAGATGGGGCCGGATCAGCGTTCGATGGACCAAAAAATGCGGGACGATCAGCAACGCCTCGAGCGCCTCGAAAAAAGCGTCAAGCACATGCCGGGCGTCGACGCGCAAGAAGCGCTGCGCCGAGAAAAAGAGATGATCAGCATAAATCCGCGCGGCGAGGCGCGCCGCCTCATGGCCGACGGCCCGCTGGACACGTCTACGAAATACGACTTCCAAGCCGCGGAATTACAGAAACAACAACGCCGCCTCGACCGGTAGCCCCCGTATCGCCGGCTACGATTTTTCGATAATCGGGCTGTCTTCTATGATGGCATAAAGAATGAGCGTCACCAGCAATACGCCGGCCACGTGCGCGACGAAACACCCGGCATTGAATTTCTCCACGGCTTGACCAAAGAATGTTTCGACGAATTCACTACACCCATATTCTTTCGTCATCAGGTTCTTGCCGAATTTCGTCACAAATCGCAGCGTCATCCCCAAAAAAGCAACCAAGCCAAATAAGTACGCCATTACCTGGTAAATGCCGTTTCTGGAAGGCTCGGCGAAAGTATCACTGATCCGCGCCTCCCGCTTGATGAGAAATCCAATGACGAATAGCGCGCAAAAAGCGATCGCCCAGTGAGCGATTTCAGGAAGTTGTTCAAACCCGATCGGGTATTCATATTCGCTGTTCTTGAAACCGACGACGAACAGCAATGTCCACGTCACGGCCGCACCGATCACGATTCGCGTGAAAAGGATACTCTGCAAATCCGGCGTGCGGTAATAGTCACGAACCCAAAACGCCAAACAACAAAGTGCGAAAAGACCGCCCAAAACCAGAAAACCGAATTCGAAGCGCAGTCCGCTATTGAGGCTTTTAAGTCCCTGGCAATACGTCCAGTCGGGCACGATCGCGCAACAACCGGTAAGGAATCTCCAGGAGCCCCATAAAAAGAGCACTAAAAGCAAGCCGCACAACGGACTGGACCAATACGACTGCTCGTAGAAACGCCGCAAACTACCGAACTTAAGGCAGGAGCTGTCGGTCGTTTTCCCTTGTTTCGGAATTTTTTTAACCAGCCGCCATGCCTCCGATACGTAAAGCGACTGCACCAGAAAACTGCATAACTCACGAATCATGGGCTTTTGTTGCATCGTGACCGGCCCGTTCGCCCATTCCATGGCGATGGCGGCCAAGCACGGCGCCACGCCCCATTTCGATCCCGGCTCACATTCCGTCAGCGCCCAGGACGTTTGCTCATCCGTATGCCGCACCGGTGGCAACGCCATAGTTTCGCGGGGCACGGCCTTCATCAACTCCTGAAAACGCGAAACCGTTCGCCGCTCCGCGACGCTCGACCGCTGCAAAAGAAAGCTGACAAAAGCCGAACGAATCGTCGAATAGGAACTGTCGCCGAGGATTTTCCCTTTGGTTTGCGCGTTGACTCTCTCGTTGGTTTCCCCGTCAAAATGATTGAACCTCTGCGCCCACGCCCCTTTGGCGAGCATTTCGTAGTGCAGCAGCATCCCGTTGAGCAATGGGACCTTCTGCCATGCATCGACTACGGTTTTCGCCACATCGTATACGTGTTCGGCATTGCCGAGCCGATCGAGGCGTTCGGAATCTTTCAATCCCGACGGACTTTCCGGTTTCCCCCGGCCCGAATTGAACTTGCGTACATCTTTCTTGAAGCGCTCCGCCAACATCTTGGCATCCGCCCAGTTGGGCCCAAATCGAAACAGCGCCGCCATGTGCAACAACACAAGGTACTCTGCGCTATCGACCTCCGAACTTCCTGCGCCCACTTTCTCGCGATGATCCAGCACGAATTTCGTAAGCAAATACTCGTTTTCTTCCAGGGAGTTTTTCTCCAATGAAAACAAAATGTTCCGCGACCGCACGGCTTTTTCGTCGTCGAACCGCCCTGCTGGGCGATTTCCCGACCCGTTCTCGTGGCAACCGACCTCCCGCGTCTCCTCCAATTCAATCATTTCTTCGGAGCAAGTCAAAAGCCAAATACGGCCGCCAACCCATTCGCGATGAAGGGAGGACGCCAGCCGTTCTTTGTCGAAAACCAACACGGTCTCAACACGCTCGCCGGACACGCTGGAGACGGCCTCAAACCGCCAAGCGTGCCAATACTTGTGGTGAAGCGCCTGCGTTACCACTTAATCATCGCCTCCATCAGCATCGGGCAAGGATAGACACGTTTACCGTCGACGTATTTTTCGAGCGTGTTCACGATGAGTTGAAGGTATGCCTTGCTTTTTGCGGAAATCCTGTTCGAATCCACCAAATCAATGATGACGGAAGACAACCAGTCCAGAATTCTATCGACATCTTCCAAATCGATTTTTTCGGAACGTAGAAATTCGAGTACGGGATCGCCGGTTGCCTTTTTTACTTCGCGCCGCCAATAGTTGCTAGTGACCCGTTTCCAGAATTTTCGCCGGCGGATTCGTTCGTAATGGAAGCTGAATTCCGACGAGTTTCCAAGGTGCGCTGTCAAGCATCGTCGGCAGCACATCGGAACCCCGTCGTCGTCCCGTTTCTCTTTTTTTGAAGTCTGAAAAA
Proteins encoded:
- a CDS encoding DUF87 domain-containing protein → MTCTLLTEILNTDSVDLNKIAQGLLFAKHGTEALPFSFPKYVVQTIKNTPHQRVRGRTDWPKAEPPYLPESVLASFHAIGSRLVFVLRSDGNIVHVSLGTDAERERLLHDLVTAEIGAPERKTERDDLPWDEFRHIRLLFGVPRWQKDDSPPIADVLLDSLRSLPFTYVFLAVPVPPETLAKAARQLQRTAQTIDQNFLKIGEKADADRRARQALDLVDAHRVRVERGLQAGMWRVVPLVMAATETAADLAASVLAGCLRHEPEKPEDDPLPIRSCLVAPAGSATTAEHLDTWLFSDEAARLCPLPLRDRPGFCVSRAATFDVDPIENEGETIEIASIMDGERITPNRLELPIDQFARHCVVVGNTGSGKTNTIQFILVHLARRNIPFLVIEPAKSEYRGLAAHIPGLTRFRLGAVPDEEGELPLFFNPFFFPEGFPLHTHIDYLKNTFIASFGLFPPAPYLLETALYRVYEERGWDIVTGRHLRGRDRLAFPTMTDLLEQIDPVVEAAQYHDEITRNLKGALKTRIGNLCVGPKGLCLNSGENVPCEVLFDSPTLIEIKDMGSDEEKALLMGLILTRLYEYRVAAQAGPQSHLRHLLVVEEAHRLLRRVQSRSSEEGDMQGKAIETFVNIVAEVRAYGQGVLVGEQLPSKLAADVVKNACTKIVHRLGPKEDRDFVGDMMVLLHPQKQALANLRVGQAVIHGEPMDGAMRVMIDCFPPSGTPATRKQKPDAVGPDLLQRYKTTLFEHRFEALWSDATFQADVNLFFFQLICGEDPDGALNLLKQKAGDLLVDHDRHDDGRFLGAVIRQALRRRALHYGWSEKEFDAMCEAARKFHGFPERLRERLVTKKRAFPFCRLCPQRCAYGYEVGWLTRDPMFRTAFSMLFDAPNRDMSFEEEAMAFVGDWFQTELETLLLPPPALAACVIAHGCRAAKVTPGRINRTFAELVSD